A single region of the Winslowiella toletana genome encodes:
- the ybeY gene encoding rRNA maturation RNase YbeY: MSEVILDLQIASESDEGLPQEADFQHWLEAVLPQFQPESEVTIRIVDEAESHELNMTYRGKDKPTNVLSFPFEAPPGIELPLLGDLIICRQVVEQEAVEQQKALLAHWAHMVIHGSLHLLGYDHIEDDEAEEMESLETEIMLALGYPDPYISEKEEP; this comes from the coding sequence ATGAGTGAAGTGATTCTCGACCTGCAAATCGCCAGCGAGTCTGACGAAGGTTTACCGCAGGAGGCTGATTTTCAGCACTGGCTGGAAGCGGTTTTACCCCAGTTCCAGCCAGAAAGTGAAGTGACCATCCGCATCGTCGACGAAGCGGAAAGTCACGAGCTGAATATGACTTATCGTGGTAAAGATAAGCCAACTAACGTGCTGTCATTTCCGTTCGAAGCACCACCCGGTATCGAGCTGCCGCTGCTGGGCGATCTGATTATTTGTCGTCAGGTTGTGGAGCAGGAAGCCGTCGAGCAACAGAAGGCGCTGCTGGCGCACTGGGCACATATGGTGATTCATGGCAGCCTGCATTTACTGGGCTATGATCACATCGAAGATGATGAAGCCGAAGAGATGGAATCACTGGAAACCGAGATAATGCTTGCTCTTGGTTATCCCGATCCGTACATTTCGGAGAAAGAAGAGCCGTAA
- the corC gene encoding CNNM family magnesium/cobalt transport protein CorC (CorC(YbeX) belongs to the Cyclin M Mg2+ Exporter (CNNM) family, and was characterized as belonging to a set of three proteins, at least one of which must be present for CorA to function.), producing MSDDHSQNSDSPSSKKGFFTLLLNQLFHGEPKNRDDLLELIRDSEQNELIDPDTRDMLEGVMDIAEQRVRDIMIPRSQMVTLKRNQSLEECLAVIIESAHSRFPVISEDKDHIEGILMAKDLLPFMSSGSEPFSMEKVLRPAVVVPESKRVDRMLKEFRSQRYHMAIVIDEFGGVSGLVTIEDILELIVGEIEDEYDDEEDRDIRQLSRHTYTIRALTPIEDFNEVFETNFSDEEVDTIGGLVMQGFGHLPARGESIDIDGYQFKVAMADSRRIIQVHVTIPDNSPQPQLEE from the coding sequence ATGAGCGACGACCATTCACAAAACAGCGACAGTCCCAGTAGTAAAAAGGGATTCTTTACCCTTCTTCTCAATCAGCTTTTTCACGGCGAGCCCAAAAACCGTGATGACTTGCTGGAACTGATTCGCGACTCTGAACAGAACGAACTGATCGATCCCGATACCCGTGACATGCTGGAAGGCGTGATGGATATTGCGGAGCAGCGCGTTCGCGACATTATGATCCCGCGTTCACAGATGGTGACGTTAAAACGTAACCAGTCACTTGAGGAATGCCTTGCCGTTATTATCGAATCCGCACACTCGCGTTTTCCGGTAATCAGCGAGGATAAAGATCATATTGAAGGGATTCTGATGGCTAAAGATTTGCTGCCGTTTATGAGCAGTGGATCTGAACCATTCAGCATGGAAAAAGTATTACGCCCGGCGGTGGTGGTACCGGAAAGTAAGCGTGTTGACCGCATGCTGAAAGAGTTCCGTTCCCAGCGCTACCATATGGCAATTGTGATTGACGAATTTGGCGGTGTTTCAGGTCTGGTCACTATCGAAGATATCCTCGAGCTGATCGTCGGCGAAATTGAAGATGAATATGACGATGAAGAAGATCGTGATATCCGTCAGCTCAGCCGTCACACCTACACCATCCGCGCACTGACGCCGATTGAAGACTTCAATGAAGTGTTTGAAACCAACTTCAGCGATGAAGAAGTCGACACCATTGGCGGCCTGGTAATGCAAGGATTTGGTCATCTGCCGGCACGCGGTGAAAGCATCGACATTGATGGTTATCAGTTCAAGGTTGCTATGGCTGACAGTCGACGCATCATTCAGGTCCACGTTACAATTCCGGATAATTCGCCGCAACCACAACTGGAAGAATAA